Proteins encoded by one window of Bacillus sp. DTU_2020_1000418_1_SI_GHA_SEK_038:
- a CDS encoding YuzL family protein — translation MSKRKKDPSKAGLSSPEVKGQGTTNMETGERTSDSSIHKKKKQDY, via the coding sequence ATGTCGAAAAGAAAAAAGGACCCATCTAAAGCTGGATTAAGCTCTCCAGAAGTAAAAGGGCAGGGAACAACCAATATGGAAACAGGTGAAAGAACATCAGATTCAAGTATTCACAAAAAGAAAAAACAGGATTATTAA
- a CDS encoding YkuS family protein, with amino-acid sequence MKKIAVEQSLTNVSDALREKGYDVVDLRSAADAENCSACVVTGMDNNFMGMHDIVTKAPVIEASGLSADEVCQQVEQRLQ; translated from the coding sequence ATGAAAAAGATTGCTGTAGAACAATCATTAACAAATGTGTCTGATGCACTTCGTGAAAAGGGATATGATGTAGTTGACTTAAGGTCTGCTGCTGATGCAGAAAACTGTTCTGCATGTGTAGTGACAGGAATGGATAATAACTTTATGGGCATGCATGATATTGTAACAAAAGCTCCTGTAATTGAGGCTAGCGGGTTATCTGCTGATGAGGTTTGTCAGCAGGTTGAGCAGAGATTACAATAA
- the modA gene encoding molybdate ABC transporter substrate-binding protein, with amino-acid sequence MEGKFFKIFILCFLIVLGGCTSDKQDDQSNRKIQANIELTISAAASLEDAFIEIKPFFEEEHKNIKLYFNFGGSGALQKQIIQGAPVDLFFSAAEDKFDELVAQGIIAEDHSMDRLENTLVLIIPKESNNPIEGFNELANLGDRKMALGTPEVVPAGNYGRQALEYLNLWDQAQGNIVFAKDVRQVLTYVETGNVDAGIVYKTDAKSSNKVRVVAEANSSSHDPIIYPVGIIKTTKHLKEAELFYQFLQEKKAAEVFVKYGFNVLD; translated from the coding sequence ATGGAAGGTAAATTTTTTAAGATTTTTATTCTATGTTTTCTAATAGTGTTAGGAGGCTGTACCTCTGATAAGCAGGATGATCAGTCTAACCGTAAAATCCAAGCGAATATCGAGCTCACAATTTCTGCAGCTGCTAGTTTAGAAGATGCTTTTATTGAAATAAAGCCGTTCTTTGAAGAAGAACATAAAAATATTAAGTTATACTTCAACTTTGGCGGATCTGGAGCTTTGCAGAAGCAAATCATCCAAGGCGCACCTGTAGATCTTTTCTTTTCAGCAGCGGAGGATAAATTTGATGAACTTGTTGCACAAGGAATAATAGCCGAGGATCATAGTATGGACAGGCTGGAAAATACACTTGTATTAATCATACCAAAAGAATCTAATAATCCGATAGAAGGATTTAATGAGCTTGCTAATCTTGGCGATAGAAAAATGGCTCTCGGGACACCTGAAGTAGTTCCAGCTGGAAATTATGGTAGACAAGCTCTTGAATATTTAAATTTATGGGATCAAGCCCAAGGAAACATCGTATTTGCAAAGGATGTAAGACAAGTATTAACCTATGTAGAAACAGGGAATGTTGATGCAGGTATAGTTTATAAAACAGACGCGAAGTCATCTAATAAAGTAAGGGTAGTTGCAGAGGCAAATTCGAGTAGCCATGACCCGATTATTTATCCAGTTGGAATCATAAAAACTACTAAACATTTGAAGGAAGCTGAGCTATTTTATCAATTTCTTCAAGAAAAGAAAGCAGCTGAGGTATTTGTCAAATATGGATTTAATGTATTGGATTGA
- the modB gene encoding molybdate ABC transporter permease subunit, protein MNDLFLSPVQLSIKVSVISLIFVFIIGTLLAKFMLEKNFKGKVIAETIFMLPLVLPPTVIGFLLIIIFGNSSPVGRWLQSIFNHPIMFTWWAAVIASSIVALPLMYQSAKTGFSEVDRGIKEAARVDGAGEWTIFFLIMMPLAYKSLITGAILSFARALGEFGATLMFAGNIPGKTQTMSTAIYMSIESGNMHLAWALVGTMIVISFLMLLLVSIFK, encoded by the coding sequence ATGAATGATTTATTTCTATCACCTGTTCAACTTTCTATAAAAGTATCAGTCATATCACTCATTTTCGTCTTTATTATTGGTACATTGTTGGCAAAATTCATGTTGGAAAAAAACTTTAAGGGGAAAGTAATAGCAGAAACTATTTTTATGCTTCCACTTGTCCTCCCTCCAACAGTAATTGGCTTTTTATTAATTATTATTTTTGGAAATTCAAGCCCTGTTGGGAGATGGCTTCAATCAATTTTTAACCATCCTATTATGTTTACTTGGTGGGCTGCAGTTATTGCTTCATCTATTGTAGCCCTGCCGCTTATGTATCAATCAGCGAAAACAGGATTTTCTGAAGTTGACCGGGGAATTAAAGAGGCTGCTAGAGTGGATGGAGCTGGAGAATGGACAATCTTTTTCTTAATTATGATGCCCCTTGCCTATAAATCTTTAATAACCGGAGCCATATTAAGCTTCGCGAGGGCACTTGGGGAATTTGGCGCCACACTTATGTTTGCTGGAAATATTCCAGGCAAAACGCAAACGATGTCAACAGCCATTTATATGTCAATTGAATCTGGAAACATGCATCTTGCTTGGGCACTTGTAGGAACAATGATTGTAATTTCATTCCTAATGCTTCTTCTTGTTTCAATTTTTAAATAA
- a CDS encoding D-alanyl-D-alanine carboxypeptidase family protein, translated as MKKIFLLILIIFYLCMPANNFVKAEALTTPDLQSESAILVDSETGAVLFEKNAEQKMFPASLTKIATAIYSIENGELEDTVTVSEAAANADGTSVFLEEEEQVPLKKLIQGMLINSGNDAAAAIAEHLDGNQFEEQINQYLTTKVHVKDTHFTNPHGLFDENHYTTAKDLAQITNYALKNEIFREIYGTKELKWIGKSWDTTLLTHHRMLKGEIPYEAVNGGKTGYVQESQFTLATTAIRDKMQLTVIVLKGANDKEVYEDTKRLLDYGFEQFKHSYISKSDIFQTEGRTYTTDERDVMITIPTSSYQKHLTSNGQLRLTSQNGDLIQSVSLVEKKENKKETADRIIDQANNETMGYYGKYAMVLLIIGVLFIGLQKLKKR; from the coding sequence ATGAAGAAGATATTTCTTTTAATATTAATCATTTTTTATCTTTGTATGCCAGCAAACAATTTTGTGAAAGCAGAAGCGCTAACGACACCCGATTTACAAAGCGAATCGGCGATCCTTGTAGACTCTGAGACGGGTGCTGTACTTTTTGAAAAAAACGCTGAACAAAAAATGTTTCCTGCAAGCTTAACGAAAATAGCTACTGCCATTTATTCAATTGAAAATGGTGAGCTGGAGGATACTGTAACCGTTAGTGAAGCGGCAGCAAACGCAGATGGGACAAGTGTATTTCTGGAAGAAGAGGAGCAAGTTCCGTTAAAAAAATTAATTCAAGGCATGCTCATTAACTCCGGAAATGATGCAGCAGCTGCGATTGCTGAGCATCTTGACGGAAATCAATTTGAAGAACAAATAAATCAGTATTTAACAACTAAGGTACATGTGAAAGACACACACTTCACAAATCCGCATGGGCTTTTTGACGAAAATCATTATACAACAGCGAAGGATTTGGCCCAAATTACAAATTATGCTCTTAAGAATGAAATCTTCAGGGAAATTTATGGAACAAAGGAATTAAAATGGATTGGAAAGTCTTGGGACACAACTCTTTTAACTCATCATCGGATGCTTAAAGGGGAGATTCCATATGAAGCTGTAAACGGCGGAAAGACAGGCTATGTACAGGAGTCGCAATTCACATTGGCTACAACGGCTATTCGAGACAAGATGCAGCTAACTGTCATTGTTTTGAAAGGAGCAAATGATAAAGAAGTTTATGAAGATACAAAGCGGTTGCTTGACTATGGGTTTGAGCAGTTTAAACATTCCTACATTAGTAAATCTGATATTTTTCAAACAGAAGGAAGAACATACACAACTGATGAACGCGATGTTATGATTACCATCCCAACTTCTTCCTATCAAAAACATCTAACCTCGAATGGACAGTTGCGATTAACAAGTCAAAATGGGGATTTAATCCAATCTGTTTCCTTAGTTGAGAAAAAAGAAAACAAAAAAGAGACTGCAGATCGGATAATTGATCAAGCAAATAATGAAACGATGGGTTATTATGGAAAGTACGCAATGGTTCTCCTCATTATTGGAGTCCTGTTTATAGGGTTACAAAAATTAAAAAAACGATAA
- the nadE gene encoding ammonia-dependent NAD(+) synthetase produces the protein MTIQKEIMEKLHVNPHIDPKEEVRNRITFLKDYIIKTRAKGYVLGISGGQDSTLAGKLAQLAVEELRKEGHEALFIAVRLPYGVQGDEKDAKLALSFIKADQEYVFNIKSAVDEIQNEYNSLVTNKPLSDYQKGNVKARMRMIAQYAFGGESGLLVIGTDHAAEAITGFYTKFGDGGADVTPLTGLTKRQGKALLKELGADERLYLKVPTADLLDHKPGQADETELGITYDELDDYLEGKQVSQDAVDKIERRYLLSEHKRRMPATMHDNWWK, from the coding sequence ATGACCATACAAAAGGAAATAATGGAGAAATTGCATGTCAATCCACATATAGATCCAAAGGAAGAAGTCAGAAATCGAATTACTTTTTTAAAAGATTATATAATAAAAACAAGAGCGAAAGGATATGTTCTTGGCATTAGCGGCGGGCAGGATTCAACTCTAGCAGGGAAACTGGCACAGCTGGCAGTAGAAGAGTTACGGAAAGAGGGCCATGAAGCCTTGTTTATCGCTGTTCGCCTTCCTTATGGCGTTCAGGGGGACGAAAAGGATGCGAAGCTGGCACTTTCATTTATTAAAGCTGATCAGGAATATGTTTTTAACATTAAATCAGCCGTTGATGAGATTCAAAATGAATATAACTCGCTTGTAACTAATAAACCATTAAGTGATTATCAAAAGGGAAATGTTAAGGCAAGAATGAGAATGATTGCCCAGTATGCATTTGGCGGTGAGAGTGGGCTGCTAGTCATTGGCACTGACCATGCTGCAGAGGCTATCACAGGCTTTTATACGAAATTTGGTGATGGGGGCGCAGATGTCACTCCACTGACGGGGTTAACAAAAAGGCAAGGGAAGGCACTTCTAAAGGAATTAGGTGCCGATGAAAGACTATATTTAAAAGTTCCAACAGCGGACCTTCTTGATCATAAACCGGGACAGGCAGATGAAACCGAACTTGGGATCACATATGATGAACTAGATGACTATCTCGAGGGCAAACAAGTAAGCCAAGATGCAGTTGATAAAATTGAAAGACGCTATCTCCTTTCTGAGCATAAAAGAAGAATGCCAGCAACCATGCATGACAATTGGTGGAAATAA
- a CDS encoding nicotinate phosphoribosyltransferase: MHHYFQDDSLTLHTDLYQINMAETYWEDGIHNKKAVFDLYFRKLPFKNGYGIFAGLERVIEYINHFHFSESDIAYLRDVLGYREDFLEYLKTLTFTGTIRSMAEGELVFGNEPIMRIEAPLAQAQLIETALLNIINYQTLIATKAARIKEVLGDETAMEFGSRRAHEMDAAIWGARAAFIGGFQSTSNVRAGKKFSIPVSGTHAHALVQAYQDEYIAFHKYARRHKNCVFLVDTYDTLKSGVPNAIKVAKELGDQINFIGIRLDSGDLAYLSKEARKMLDEAGFPDAKIIASNDLDEYTILNLKGQGAKIDAWGIGTKLITAYDQAALGAVYKLVSIENESGQMVDTIKISGNPEKVTTPGLKKVYRIINKETQKSEGDYIALEDENPQEEKRLKMFHPIHTYIKKYVSNFEARELHKDIFINGQLVYTIPKLTDIQQVVKENLTLLWEENRRSLNPAEYPVDLSQKCWDNKMEHIRRVKDKVNKL; the protein is encoded by the coding sequence ATGCATCATTATTTTCAGGACGACAGTCTAACTCTGCATACCGACCTATACCAAATAAATATGGCAGAAACCTATTGGGAAGACGGAATTCATAATAAAAAGGCTGTTTTTGATTTATATTTTCGCAAACTTCCTTTTAAAAACGGATATGGAATCTTTGCTGGGCTGGAAAGAGTAATCGAGTATATTAATCATTTCCATTTCTCTGAAAGTGATATTGCTTATTTAAGAGACGTATTAGGTTATCGGGAAGATTTCCTCGAATACTTAAAAACACTTACATTCACTGGTACTATTCGCTCAATGGCAGAAGGCGAACTCGTATTTGGAAATGAGCCGATTATGAGAATTGAGGCACCGCTTGCACAGGCACAATTGATTGAAACAGCTCTTCTGAACATCATTAATTATCAAACGTTAATTGCAACAAAAGCTGCCCGAATTAAGGAAGTACTAGGTGATGAAACTGCGATGGAGTTTGGATCTAGAAGAGCACATGAAATGGATGCAGCCATCTGGGGTGCAAGAGCTGCTTTCATAGGGGGATTTCAGTCAACCTCGAATGTTAGGGCAGGTAAGAAATTTAGTATCCCTGTTTCTGGCACACATGCCCACGCACTTGTTCAAGCCTACCAGGATGAATACATTGCCTTTCATAAATATGCAAGAAGACATAAAAATTGCGTTTTTCTAGTTGATACATATGATACATTGAAATCAGGAGTTCCAAATGCTATAAAAGTCGCAAAGGAACTTGGAGATCAGATAAACTTTATCGGCATTAGGCTAGATAGTGGAGACCTAGCCTATTTATCAAAGGAAGCTAGAAAAATGCTAGACGAAGCTGGTTTTCCAGACGCCAAAATAATTGCATCCAATGATCTTGATGAATATACGATCTTGAATTTAAAGGGACAGGGGGCCAAAATAGACGCTTGGGGTATAGGAACGAAATTGATTACTGCCTATGACCAGGCTGCTCTTGGAGCTGTCTATAAGCTCGTCTCCATTGAGAATGAGTCGGGTCAAATGGTCGATACGATCAAGATTAGCGGAAACCCGGAAAAGGTGACAACACCAGGATTAAAAAAGGTATATCGGATTATTAATAAAGAAACCCAAAAATCTGAAGGTGACTATATTGCATTAGAGGATGAAAACCCACAAGAGGAAAAACGGTTAAAAATGTTTCATCCTATTCACACCTATATTAAAAAATATGTATCTAATTTCGAAGCGAGAGAGCTTCACAAAGATATATTTATAAACGGACAGCTTGTTTACACTATTCCTAAACTGACGGACATTCAACAAGTTGTTAAAGAAAATTTAACTTTACTCTGGGAGGAAAATAGGCGTTCACTAAATCCAGCAGAATATCCGGTCGACTTAAGTCAGAAATGCTGGGATAATAAAATGGAGCATATTAGAAGAGTAAAAGATAAAGTGAACAAGCTTTAA
- a CDS encoding lysylphosphatidylglycerol synthase domain-containing protein, whose protein sequence is MIERWGILSFIKRKTLLTIAKIVFPILILLIISYEAKGLFKDFNWNLIDIYLDRLSLQRIIMIFMIGLIALIPMFFYDVVLFQLFKSRARKIQFIFYSLSANAFSNLVGFGGVAGATLRSIFYRKYAPDTVPVIRIIAKISLFYLTGLSILSWQVAFSDMHVYAEIKFMKFAVWAIAAYTPVLLILFSFRKRFWSLENLQKGFIAELITISIFEWLFVGICIWGIAHLLSVAVPFSIIFPIVIISACAGIISLIPGGIGSFDLVFLIGMETHGIPAELSLLIIMFYRLSYYIFPVLLSTPFVIYQMVGRRNQS, encoded by the coding sequence TTGATTGAACGGTGGGGTATTTTGTCTTTTATTAAGCGAAAAACGTTATTAACAATTGCAAAGATTGTATTTCCTATATTAATCTTGCTAATAATCAGCTATGAAGCAAAAGGTTTGTTTAAGGATTTTAACTGGAATTTAATTGACATATATTTAGACAGGCTTTCTCTTCAAAGAATTATTATGATATTTATGATTGGTTTAATTGCCTTAATTCCGATGTTTTTTTATGATGTTGTTCTTTTTCAATTATTTAAAAGTAGAGCTCGAAAGATACAGTTTATTTTTTATTCCTTATCTGCAAATGCTTTTTCAAATTTAGTTGGATTTGGCGGAGTGGCAGGTGCGACATTACGTTCTATTTTTTATCGCAAATATGCGCCTGATACTGTTCCAGTCATTAGAATTATTGCAAAGATTTCTCTATTTTATTTAACTGGTCTATCCATTCTTTCTTGGCAAGTAGCCTTTTCAGATATGCATGTGTATGCTGAAATCAAGTTTATGAAATTTGCGGTCTGGGCTATTGCTGCTTATACACCGGTCTTACTAATTCTTTTTTCATTTAGAAAAAGGTTTTGGAGCTTAGAAAACTTACAAAAGGGTTTTATTGCTGAATTAATAACCATATCCATTTTTGAATGGTTATTTGTTGGGATATGTATATGGGGGATTGCCCACTTGTTGAGCGTAGCTGTCCCTTTTTCAATTATTTTTCCGATCGTGATTATCTCGGCTTGTGCAGGTATCATTAGCCTTATTCCAGGAGGGATTGGGTCATTTGATTTAGTTTTTCTCATTGGAATGGAGACACACGGGATTCCAGCAGAATTAAGCTTGTTAATTATCATGTTTTATCGGCTTAGCTATTATATATTTCCTGTTTTGCTAAGCACGCCTTTTGTTATTTATCAAATGGTTGGCAGAAGAAATCAAAGCTAA
- the yidC gene encoding membrane protein insertase YidC encodes MKNKKSIFLFILISVVTLFLSACSTQIGQNNDGIFHKIFVEPFASLIHGTAAVFNDNYGISIIIITLGIRLILMPLMLKQYKNQRLMKEKMDALKPEMDEIQKKLKAANDPKEKQMLQKELMGLYQKHGVNPLNMGCLPILIQMPILMGFYYAISGSEEIAAHSFLWFNLGHADIWITAAAGIVYFFQFKVSQVTMPIQQQQQMKFMGLLSPIMIVMVSLNAPAALPLYWTVGGIFLTIQTMIGKKLYPSEKKDVLQTSNPISGK; translated from the coding sequence ATGAAAAACAAGAAAAGTATTTTTCTTTTTATACTAATATCAGTCGTAACCTTATTTTTATCAGCATGTTCTACTCAAATTGGCCAAAATAATGATGGAATTTTTCATAAAATTTTTGTCGAACCTTTTGCCTCTCTTATTCATGGAACAGCTGCAGTTTTTAATGATAATTATGGGATATCAATTATTATAATTACACTTGGCATTAGGCTTATTCTTATGCCACTTATGTTGAAGCAGTATAAAAACCAGCGCCTAATGAAAGAAAAAATGGACGCGCTTAAGCCAGAAATGGACGAGATCCAAAAGAAATTGAAAGCAGCAAACGATCCAAAAGAAAAGCAAATGCTGCAAAAAGAATTAATGGGCCTTTACCAGAAGCATGGTGTGAATCCGCTTAATATGGGATGTCTGCCAATCCTTATTCAAATGCCAATCTTAATGGGCTTTTATTATGCCATTAGCGGTTCAGAGGAAATTGCTGCCCACTCCTTCTTATGGTTTAATCTTGGGCACGCCGATATTTGGATTACAGCAGCTGCGGGGATTGTGTACTTCTTTCAATTCAAGGTTTCACAGGTGACAATGCCAATTCAACAGCAGCAGCAAATGAAATTTATGGGGCTCTTATCGCCGATTATGATCGTAATGGTCTCTTTAAATGCACCAGCTGCTTTACCACTATATTGGACTGTCGGCGGTATATTCCTAACAATTCAAACAATGATTGGGAAAAAGCTTTATCCATCGGAAAAAAAGGATGTCCTACAAACATCAAATCCGATTAGCGGTAAATAG
- the crcB gene encoding fluoride efflux transporter CrcB: MIINVLLICIGGFLGAICRYKLSLLLNSQLSDKIPLGTLFVNLLGSFLLGFIIGINESDHIHFLLGTGFMGAFTTFSTFNLEAVKLMQANKKVKAITYLSLTYVLGITLAFFGFIIGNL; this comes from the coding sequence ATGATCATAAATGTATTGCTGATCTGTATAGGCGGATTCCTTGGAGCTATTTGCAGGTATAAACTTTCTTTATTGTTGAATAGTCAGTTATCTGATAAAATCCCTCTCGGAACACTTTTTGTTAATTTATTGGGCTCCTTTTTATTAGGATTTATCATTGGGATAAATGAAAGTGATCACATTCATTTTTTACTTGGAACTGGGTTTATGGGTGCCTTCACAACTTTTTCCACATTTAATTTGGAGGCTGTTAAGCTCATGCAGGCAAATAAAAAAGTCAAAGCCATTACCTATTTATCGTTAACCTATGTATTAGGAATTACACTTGCATTTTTTGGCTTTATTATTGGAAATTTATAA
- the crcB gene encoding fluoride efflux transporter CrcB: MTYIFIGIGGIVGSLLRYLMFSISVSLWGEGFPIGTLLTNLIGALLLGVFTVKFSQKGRMNPQIKIAISTGAIGSFTTLSTLSSDAVLLLNSGSYFFAFLYVFFSLIGGLAAIYLGFKMVELRDREEAK; encoded by the coding sequence TTGACATATATTTTTATAGGAATAGGAGGCATAGTAGGAAGTCTCCTTAGATATTTGATGTTTTCAATTTCAGTCTCACTTTGGGGAGAGGGTTTTCCTATTGGAACACTTCTAACAAATCTTATAGGAGCGCTCCTTTTAGGTGTTTTTACAGTGAAATTCAGCCAAAAAGGAAGAATGAATCCACAAATAAAAATTGCTATTAGCACTGGAGCAATTGGCTCCTTCACAACTTTATCAACCTTAAGCTCAGATGCAGTTCTATTATTGAATAGCGGCTCATATTTTTTTGCTTTTTTATATGTTTTCTTTAGCTTAATTGGAGGGCTAGCTGCCATTTATTTAGGATTTAAAATGGTGGAACTGCGGGATCGTGAGGAAGCAAAATGA
- a CDS encoding YhcN/YlaJ family sporulation lipoprotein, producing MKMKAIIASLFTMSILAGCGFNNNNNNMDDTALRNRDTNDLTRVNNPGTRDFNVFDDRNTRNTDITPVRNNNNNNNGQNDNSRMRVADRAADKIVSLPEVDHANVIVTDNNAYVAARLVNNQNGLTRDIERKISEQVKSVDRDINDVYVSVNPDFYDRMNNYSNDIRNGQPIEGFFNEFTNSVRRVFPTQFNQ from the coding sequence ATGAAAATGAAAGCGATCATCGCCTCATTATTTACAATGTCCATTCTTGCAGGCTGCGGTTTTAATAATAATAATAATAACATGGACGATACAGCTTTAAGAAACCGTGATACAAATGATCTGACAAGAGTTAACAATCCTGGCACGAGAGATTTTAATGTTTTTGACGATCGGAATACGAGGAATACAGATATAACTCCAGTTAGAAATAATAATAATAATAATAACGGTCAAAATGATAACTCCAGAATGCGAGTAGCTGACCGCGCTGCTGATAAGATCGTTTCGTTACCTGAAGTAGATCACGCAAATGTAATTGTTACAGATAATAACGCCTATGTCGCGGCACGGCTTGTAAATAACCAAAATGGCTTGACTCGTGACATTGAACGAAAAATTTCTGAGCAAGTAAAATCAGTTGACCGTGATATTAATGATGTTTATGTCTCAGTGAATCCAGATTTCTATGATCGAATGAACAATTATTCAAATGATATACGGAATGGCCAGCCGATTGAAGGGTTCTTCAATGAATTTACAAATTCCGTTCGCCGTGTATTCCCAACCCAATTTAATCAATAA
- a CDS encoding DUF6501 family protein, with product MIHLNWNEQATFKKVKCVHTNAAKYIVNKALTAGKVYEVKNETEEFYFIVDNSGKVGGFYKDYFQNA from the coding sequence TTGATTCATCTTAACTGGAATGAGCAGGCAACATTTAAAAAAGTAAAGTGCGTCCACACGAATGCGGCAAAATATATTGTAAATAAGGCTTTAACTGCTGGAAAAGTATATGAAGTAAAAAATGAAACAGAGGAATTTTATTTTATCGTTGATAATTCAGGCAAAGTCGGTGGGTTTTACAAAGACTATTTTCAAAATGCTTAA
- a CDS encoding VOC family protein, which yields MELQLDHIVHFIKGSPKKAIDEWEKIGYQAVIGGSHEKWGTFNSLLYNSTSYIEFLAVEDEGIAQNSDNPLISQLVSDLHKGEGIGQICFRTNDILTVKNELEKKGCKTFPIFPGSRKRQDGSTIKWKMLFIKQESTLPSPFFIEWEQQDEDRYNELKKLGMVDQKLAKHQIQSINFACNNGEESAKEWSQLFDFPISHTEKDRESSLIKTTINCGTTKIIFCEPLDANGIVYDTLKLRGERPFLVQLEPELLTQPIFLFGSCYQ from the coding sequence ATGGAACTACAACTTGACCATATCGTCCATTTTATAAAGGGAAGCCCGAAGAAAGCAATAGATGAGTGGGAAAAGATTGGCTATCAAGCAGTAATAGGGGGAAGCCATGAAAAGTGGGGAACATTTAATAGCTTACTATATAATAGTACATCATATATCGAATTCCTTGCTGTTGAAGACGAAGGAATCGCTCAAAATTCGGACAATCCCCTTATTTCACAATTAGTATCAGATTTACACAAAGGGGAAGGGATTGGTCAAATCTGTTTCCGTACAAATGATATTTTAACAGTAAAGAACGAGCTTGAAAAAAAAGGGTGCAAAACGTTTCCCATTTTTCCAGGGAGCAGGAAAAGACAGGATGGATCGACAATAAAGTGGAAAATGCTCTTCATTAAACAGGAGTCAACCTTGCCATCCCCCTTTTTCATTGAATGGGAGCAGCAGGATGAAGATCGTTATAATGAACTTAAGAAACTTGGGATGGTCGATCAGAAATTAGCAAAACATCAGATTCAATCCATTAATTTTGCCTGTAACAATGGGGAAGAATCTGCAAAGGAATGGTCACAGCTTTTTGATTTTCCAATTTCTCACACGGAGAAGGACCGAGAATCCTCCTTGATAAAAACAACGATTAACTGCGGAACTACAAAAATTATCTTCTGTGAACCATTAGATGCAAACGGAATCGTCTATGATACTTTAAAATTACGCGGAGAGCGACCATTTTTAGTTCAGCTTGAGCCTGAACTTTTGACTCAGCCGATTTTTTTATTTGGTTCATGCTATCAATAA
- the sda gene encoding sporulation histidine kinase inhibitor Sda has product MKIMSNEQLVVSYRDALKSGSEKEWVRILKKEIIKRGLKPIKK; this is encoded by the coding sequence ATGAAGATTATGAGCAATGAACAGTTGGTCGTCTCTTATCGTGATGCATTAAAGTCTGGTTCAGAGAAAGAATGGGTTCGGATATTGAAAAAGGAAATTATTAAGCGTGGATTAAAGCCAATTAAGAAGTAG